In Streptomyces ambofaciens ATCC 23877, a single genomic region encodes these proteins:
- a CDS encoding FAD-dependent monooxygenase codes for MAKGAIVVGAGPVGLMLAGELRLGGVDVVVYDKLPGPSGESRGVGFTRRAAEVFEQRGLLERFGDVEWAQGHFGGVRIDFGKLDDNHFSVRGVPQFRTEEILEDWLGELGVPVRRRHEVTGYRETPDGVVVEYEGPDGHGEDSAQYLVGCDGARSLVRTLAGIDFPGWGATRGMYMADLVGAGVRQRPIGEKVPGGMVMAFNLENGVDRIVIHDENLRPPEDKSALRFGDIADAWQRMTGESLHHAEVRWISSFTDTTRQAEHYRSGRVFLAGDATHIHMPAGAQGMSVGVQDAANLGWKLAAAVNGWAPEGLLDTFESERHPVGEKLMRNTRAQTRLYLTGDEMEPLRAVMRELVALPEAARHLAGIVSGIDIRYDMGPGTHPLLGLRLAPGHELLLADGTRTRVAELLHPARGVLLVTGAAQDTATLLGAADGLRERVRTVVAEWADPVTQDRPAAVLLRPDGHVAWADPDGADLLRQALERWFGTGTGAAGRPQAVGAASR; via the coding sequence ATGGCAAAGGGCGCGATAGTCGTCGGCGCCGGCCCGGTCGGGCTCATGCTCGCCGGTGAACTGCGGCTCGGCGGTGTGGACGTCGTCGTCTACGACAAACTGCCCGGCCCCAGCGGGGAGTCGCGCGGTGTCGGCTTCACCCGGCGGGCGGCCGAGGTGTTCGAGCAGCGCGGCCTGCTCGAACGCTTCGGCGACGTCGAATGGGCCCAGGGCCACTTCGGCGGCGTACGCATCGACTTCGGCAAGCTGGACGACAACCACTTCAGCGTCCGCGGCGTCCCCCAGTTCCGCACCGAGGAGATCCTCGAGGACTGGCTGGGGGAACTGGGCGTACCCGTACGGCGCCGCCACGAGGTGACCGGCTACCGCGAGACACCCGACGGCGTCGTCGTCGAGTACGAGGGCCCCGACGGCCACGGGGAGGACAGCGCCCAGTACCTCGTGGGCTGCGACGGGGCACGCAGCCTCGTGCGGACCCTGGCGGGCATCGACTTCCCCGGCTGGGGCGCCACCCGCGGCATGTACATGGCCGACCTGGTCGGTGCCGGGGTGCGCCAGCGGCCCATCGGCGAGAAGGTCCCGGGCGGCATGGTGATGGCGTTCAACCTGGAGAACGGCGTGGACCGGATCGTCATCCACGACGAGAACCTGCGCCCGCCGGAGGACAAGAGCGCCCTGAGGTTCGGCGACATCGCCGACGCCTGGCAGCGCATGACCGGCGAGTCGCTGCACCACGCGGAGGTCCGCTGGATCAGCTCCTTCACCGACACCACCCGCCAGGCCGAGCACTACCGCAGCGGCCGCGTCTTCCTCGCCGGCGACGCAACCCACATCCACATGCCGGCCGGCGCGCAGGGCATGAGCGTCGGCGTCCAGGACGCCGCCAACCTCGGCTGGAAACTGGCCGCGGCCGTCAACGGCTGGGCCCCCGAAGGCCTCCTGGACACCTTCGAGAGCGAACGGCACCCGGTCGGCGAGAAGCTGATGCGCAACACCCGCGCCCAGACCCGCCTCTACCTCACCGGCGACGAGATGGAGCCGCTGCGCGCCGTCATGCGCGAACTGGTGGCCCTGCCCGAGGCGGCCCGGCACCTGGCCGGCATCGTCAGCGGCATCGACATCCGCTACGACATGGGCCCCGGCACCCACCCGCTGCTGGGCCTGCGCCTGGCCCCCGGCCACGAGCTGCTGCTCGCGGACGGCACCCGCACCCGGGTGGCCGAACTGCTCCACCCGGCCCGCGGCGTCCTGCTGGTCACCGGCGCGGCGCAGGACACCGCGACGCTGCTCGGGGCCGCCGACGGCCTGAGGGAGCGGGTCCGCACGGTCGTGGCGGAGTGGGCCGACCCCGTCACCCAGGACCGTCCGGCCGCGGTACTGCTGCGCCCCGACGGGCATGTCGCCTGGGCCGATCCGGACGGCGCGGACCTGCTGCGGCAGGCGCTGGAGCGCTGGTTCGGCACCGGCACCGGCGCGGCCGGCCGGCCGCAGGCCGTGGGCGCGGCGAGCCGCTGA
- a CDS encoding alpha/beta fold hydrolase, whose protein sequence is MTLNRRKMLALGTGATALAVTGSPAAAHPGPHPGPVPSDRELARSLPGGFRSRHARVGGVRLHYVSGGHGEPLLLVPGWPQTWWAYRKVMPQLARRYHVIAVDLRGMGGSDKPAGGYDKKTMAADLHALVRGLGHRQVNVAGHDIGSMVAFAFAANHPEATRKVALLDTPHPDQSEYEMRILCRPGTGTTLWWWAFNQLQALPEQLMHGRMRHVIDWLYANSLADQSLVGDLDRDIYANAYNSPQAVRAGTRWYQACHQDITDQAGYGKLTMPVLGIGGNFTFEDLRNKLTAQATDVHMVRASKSVHYLPEEEPDVVAGALLDFFG, encoded by the coding sequence ATGACGCTGAACAGACGAAAGATGCTCGCCCTGGGCACGGGCGCGACGGCCCTGGCCGTCACCGGCTCCCCGGCCGCGGCCCACCCCGGCCCGCACCCCGGCCCCGTGCCCTCGGACCGGGAACTGGCCCGCTCGCTGCCCGGCGGCTTCCGCAGCCGCCACGCGAGGGTGGGCGGCGTGCGCCTGCACTACGTCAGCGGCGGCCACGGCGAGCCCCTGCTGCTCGTGCCCGGCTGGCCGCAGACCTGGTGGGCCTACCGCAAGGTCATGCCCCAGCTCGCCCGCCGCTACCACGTCATCGCCGTCGACCTGCGCGGCATGGGCGGCTCGGACAAGCCCGCCGGCGGCTACGACAAGAAGACCATGGCGGCCGACCTGCACGCCCTGGTGCGCGGGCTGGGCCACCGGCAGGTGAACGTCGCCGGACACGACATCGGGTCCATGGTGGCGTTCGCCTTCGCCGCCAACCACCCCGAGGCCACCCGCAAGGTCGCGCTGCTGGACACCCCGCACCCCGACCAGAGCGAGTACGAGATGCGGATCCTGTGCCGGCCGGGGACCGGGACGACCCTGTGGTGGTGGGCGTTCAACCAGCTCCAGGCGCTGCCGGAACAGCTGATGCACGGCCGCATGCGGCACGTCATCGACTGGCTGTACGCCAACTCCCTGGCCGACCAGAGCCTGGTCGGCGACCTCGACCGCGACATCTACGCCAACGCCTACAACAGCCCGCAGGCCGTGCGGGCCGGCACCCGCTGGTACCAGGCCTGCCACCAGGACATCACCGACCAGGCCGGCTACGGCAAGCTGACCATGCCCGTGCTCGGCATCGGCGGCAACTTCACCTTCGAGGACCTGCGGAACAAGCTGACCGCGCAGGCCACCGACGTGCACATGGTGCGGGCGTCGAAGTCGGTGCACTACCTGCCCGAGGAGGAACCCGACGTCGTCGCCGGGGCCCTGCTCGACTTCTTCGGCTGA
- a CDS encoding MFS transporter — translation MAASDATTARSAPGAGLSPGLILAFVCMGQFMVFTDVSIVNLALPSIQEGLGMSEVSLNYIVTAYATVLGGFLLLGGRLADTFGRRRLIQVGFVIFALASLTSGLADSGTMLIASRAVQGFGAALITPAALAILTNTFAEGPERNKALGVWGSLSGIASIVGVILGGVLADTWGWEWIFWINVPIGLTAAVLAPRILPESKAEDRGKFDTVGAVTLTAGLLLLIFTLGEATTVGWDTFRTIGSLVGVVALLTAFVVIEAKVASPMMPLRIFRLKTMRVANISAVLVFGTFGSLFFFASLFMQQAFGYSPLKAGFAYVPLAFSVAAGAGIASAMVTKMAARPVVMMGLTLTVAGLLLMWRAPADGSYAVDLLAPFILLGLGCGMVFVTLQIAAFVGVTDEDAGVGAGLINTSQEAGGALGLAVVATIAYSGMSSEMAATGGNPDLITEVHEAANHDAFLSGALLGTVALLVVTFMMPRGKQSMSSGPAEAGEGPALVKADAEK, via the coding sequence ATGGCTGCCTCCGACGCCACCACGGCCCGGTCAGCACCAGGGGCGGGCCTCAGCCCCGGGCTGATCCTGGCATTCGTCTGCATGGGCCAGTTCATGGTCTTCACCGATGTGTCGATCGTGAACCTCGCCCTGCCGTCCATCCAGGAGGGCCTCGGCATGTCCGAGGTCAGCCTGAACTACATCGTCACGGCCTACGCGACCGTCCTGGGCGGCTTCCTGCTGCTGGGCGGGCGCCTGGCGGACACCTTCGGCCGCCGCCGGCTCATCCAGGTCGGCTTCGTCATCTTCGCCCTGGCGTCGCTGACCTCCGGCCTCGCCGACAGCGGCACGATGCTCATCGCCTCCCGCGCCGTCCAGGGCTTCGGCGCGGCACTGATCACCCCCGCCGCCCTGGCGATCCTGACCAACACCTTCGCCGAGGGCCCCGAGCGCAACAAGGCGCTGGGCGTGTGGGGCTCGCTGTCCGGTATCGCCTCCATCGTCGGCGTGATCCTCGGCGGCGTCCTCGCCGACACCTGGGGCTGGGAGTGGATCTTCTGGATCAACGTGCCGATCGGCCTGACCGCCGCCGTCCTGGCGCCGCGCATCCTGCCCGAGAGCAAGGCCGAGGACCGCGGCAAGTTCGACACCGTCGGAGCGGTCACCCTCACCGCCGGCCTGCTGCTGCTGATCTTCACCCTCGGTGAGGCCACCACCGTCGGCTGGGACACCTTCCGCACCATCGGCTCGCTGGTCGGCGTCGTCGCCCTGCTGACGGCCTTCGTCGTCATCGAGGCCAAGGTCGCCTCGCCGATGATGCCGCTGCGCATCTTCCGGCTGAAGACCATGCGGGTCGCCAACATCTCCGCCGTGCTGGTCTTCGGCACCTTCGGCTCGCTGTTCTTCTTCGCCAGCCTCTTCATGCAGCAGGCGTTCGGCTACTCGCCCCTCAAGGCGGGCTTCGCCTACGTCCCGCTCGCCTTCTCCGTCGCGGCCGGCGCGGGCATCGCCTCGGCCATGGTCACCAAGATGGCGGCCCGCCCGGTCGTGATGATGGGCCTCACGCTCACCGTCGCCGGTCTGCTGCTGATGTGGCGGGCCCCCGCCGACGGCAGCTACGCCGTCGACCTGCTCGCCCCCTTCATCCTGCTCGGCCTCGGCTGCGGCATGGTCTTCGTAACCCTGCAGATCGCCGCGTTCGTCGGCGTCACCGACGAGGACGCGGGCGTCGGCGCCGGCCTGATCAACACCAGCCAGGAAGCCGGCGGCGCGCTCGGCCTGGCCGTCGTGGCGACCATCGCCTACAGCGGCATGAGCTCCGAGATGGCCGCGACCGGCGGCAACCCCGACCTGATCACCGAGGTCCACGAGGCCGCCAACCACGACGCGTTCCTCTCCGGCGCCCTGCTCGGCACGGTCGCGCTGCTGGTGGTGACCTTCATGATGCCCCGCGGCAAGCAGTCCATGAGCTCGGGCCCGGCCGAGGCCGGCGAGGGCCCCGCCCTGGTGAAGGCCGACGCGGAGAAGTAA
- a CDS encoding gamma-glutamyl-gamma-aminobutyrate hydrolase family protein, with the protein MTRPVVAVTADATTVNWNIWGDVAVSLLPQPYLDKVVQAGGAPVLLPPLVEGVEAVMERADALLMSGGADIDPALYGAERGKFTFPPHQARDAAELAALAVAERRGIPVLAVCRGLQLISVSRGGTLDQHLPEHSPAVPGRYEPRTIRVKPDSVLGGALGTSPTVYCHHHQGIDRLGAGLVATAWSDDGVIEGAEAEDPSAPFLAGLQAHGELGADTVPLFEAFVEAAKAPARR; encoded by the coding sequence ATGACGCGACCCGTGGTGGCGGTGACCGCCGACGCGACGACAGTGAACTGGAACATCTGGGGCGACGTGGCGGTCTCGTTGCTGCCGCAGCCGTATCTGGACAAGGTGGTGCAGGCGGGTGGCGCGCCGGTGCTGCTGCCGCCGCTCGTGGAGGGGGTGGAGGCGGTGATGGAGCGGGCGGACGCCCTGCTGATGAGCGGCGGCGCGGACATCGACCCGGCGCTGTACGGGGCCGAGCGGGGGAAGTTCACCTTCCCGCCGCACCAGGCGCGTGACGCGGCGGAGCTGGCCGCGCTGGCCGTGGCGGAGCGGCGGGGCATTCCCGTCCTGGCGGTGTGCCGGGGGCTGCAGCTGATCTCCGTCTCCCGTGGCGGCACGCTCGACCAGCACCTGCCCGAGCACTCCCCCGCCGTGCCCGGCCGCTACGAGCCGCGCACCATCCGGGTGAAGCCGGACTCCGTGCTGGGCGGTGCGCTGGGGACCTCGCCGACCGTGTACTGCCATCACCACCAGGGCATCGACCGGCTGGGGGCCGGGCTGGTGGCCACCGCCTGGTCGGACGACGGTGTCATCGAGGGGGCGGAGGCCGAGGACCCCTCGGCGCCGTTCCTGGCGGGGCTGCAGGCGCACGGCGAACTGGGCGCGGACACCGTGCCGTTGTTCGAGGCGTTCGTCGAGGCGGCGAAGGCCCCGGCGCGCCGCTGA
- a CDS encoding NAD(P)H-binding protein: protein MTVLVTGSRGKVGSLLVQILHERGVAVRAASSSPEKLSPPAGTETVRLALDTPADFAPALDGVDSVFLYCEPAAVDAFVEQARTAGVEHVVIMSADAVLRPGAADDPIAAPHLAVEQALAASPLTSTPLNCGALASNALPWAWSLKARGAVGLPYPDSHADPVNERDIAEAACAVLTDPALRGRSYHLTGPQSLTFAEHVAVIAAAAGRDIPVERIPPQVWRANKPGFMPDDIADALLELWAASTEPVPLTDHVERLTGHPARPFTEWAAQHAHAFRS from the coding sequence ATGACCGTCCTCGTCACCGGCAGCCGAGGCAAGGTCGGCTCCCTGCTCGTGCAGATCCTGCACGAGCGGGGCGTCGCCGTCCGCGCCGCCTCCTCCAGCCCCGAGAAGCTCTCGCCGCCCGCGGGCACCGAGACCGTACGCCTCGCGCTGGACACCCCGGCCGACTTCGCGCCCGCCCTGGACGGAGTCGACTCCGTCTTCCTGTACTGCGAGCCCGCGGCGGTCGACGCCTTCGTCGAGCAGGCCCGCACGGCCGGCGTGGAACACGTGGTGATCATGTCCGCGGACGCGGTGCTGCGCCCCGGCGCCGCCGACGACCCCATCGCCGCCCCCCACCTCGCCGTCGAACAGGCCCTGGCCGCCTCCCCCCTCACCTCCACCCCCCTGAACTGCGGCGCACTGGCCTCCAACGCGCTGCCGTGGGCGTGGTCGCTCAAGGCGCGCGGCGCGGTGGGCCTGCCCTACCCCGACAGCCACGCCGACCCGGTCAACGAGCGCGACATCGCGGAGGCGGCCTGCGCGGTCCTCACCGACCCCGCGCTGCGCGGCCGCTCCTACCACCTCACCGGCCCCCAGTCCCTCACCTTCGCCGAGCACGTCGCCGTCATCGCCGCCGCCGCGGGCCGGGACATCCCCGTCGAGCGGATCCCGCCGCAGGTGTGGCGGGCGAACAAGCCCGGCTTCATGCCGGACGACATCGCCGACGCCCTGCTGGAGCTGTGGGCGGCCAGCACCGAGCCGGTGCCGCTGACCGACCACGTCGAGCGGCTCACCGGCCACCCGGCCCGCCCCTTCACCGAGTGGGCGGCCCAGCACGCCCACGCCTTCCGCTCCTGA
- a CDS encoding AfsR/SARP family transcriptional regulator: protein MTVRFSILGPVEVSVAGRPLPGTAPRHRGVLAYLLLNARTVLGAEQIIDAMWGPAPPDTARAQVHATIAALRRVLRTADAAHLLETRPAGYVITPQAGQLDLEDFTDQLREVRETDDPARAAARIRRALSLWRGRPLADVKADYADSARARLQERQLTVYEQLAELELSLGRHEEIVDELAALVAAHPLRERLAGRLMLALHRADRQADALAVARGLRRTLTEQQGLDPGRAFVALEAAILHDDPALALATAPTLPPAPAPAPAAAAAAGSGVGAGVRPAPAGPAPDRAARARRANFLPYDAPDFSGRTAELAQLLDERPGAGGPVTVSLIDGMAGIGKTALAVHAGHRLAQRYPDGQLFVDLQAHTAQRAPLDAGSALGVLLRQLGVAPERIPPSAAERAGLWRAELADRRVLVILDNAAGTDQVRPFLPGTTRSLLLVTSRRRLTGLDGAACLSLDPLPAADAIGLFTRIVGKRVDEEPLAALDILHLCGFLPLAVRIAAARLRHRPRWSAAHLADRLRDQRRRLAELSTTERGVAAAFAMSYQQLDAEQRRMFRLLGLHPGPDADGRAAAALAGVAPERAERLLEELLDAHMVRQHEAGRYTFHDLLRRYAHTLAEDEEPPAVRRAALDRLFDHFVAGASAAAALLFPHSRGARPAPPAGAAPGTAVAWLRDAQQAQAWLDAERAGLLAAGAYMAAHGWLAHTARLASALHRYLYDRALHADALALGEQALQASALSGDRTAQGRFLTDLAWLYWRRGCDARAARHAARAARLARQAGDRSGEARARDCLGHLFLRGHDQEQAHHCFLTALRLSRAVQDRHGEARGQVGLGLVHERLGRYEAARGHHHRALELYRELGDAGGEAVALVGLGAVHGRQGRYGQAHGLTLRALRVQRSLGNRGHETEALNALGEAALALGAPRQAAERHEAALALAREVGFRPEQARAFQGLARAHDALGRPDLARGYARRALSLSAAGRAAGAVRVGAAAVRGAG from the coding sequence ATGACGGTGCGTTTTTCGATCCTGGGTCCGGTGGAGGTGTCGGTGGCGGGGCGGCCCCTGCCCGGGACGGCGCCCCGGCACCGGGGGGTGCTGGCCTATCTGCTGCTGAACGCCCGGACCGTGCTCGGCGCGGAGCAGATCATCGACGCGATGTGGGGGCCGGCGCCGCCGGACACGGCCCGGGCGCAGGTCCACGCGACCATCGCGGCGCTGCGCCGGGTGCTGCGCACCGCGGACGCGGCCCATCTGCTGGAGACCCGGCCGGCCGGATACGTGATCACGCCGCAGGCCGGGCAGCTGGACCTGGAGGACTTCACCGACCAGCTCCGCGAGGTGCGGGAGACCGACGACCCCGCACGGGCCGCGGCCCGGATCAGACGGGCGCTGTCGCTGTGGCGGGGGCGGCCGCTGGCGGACGTGAAGGCCGACTACGCCGACAGTGCCCGGGCCCGGCTGCAGGAGCGGCAGCTGACCGTCTACGAGCAGCTGGCGGAGCTGGAGCTGTCGCTGGGCCGGCACGAGGAGATCGTCGACGAGCTGGCCGCGCTGGTGGCCGCGCATCCGCTGCGGGAGCGGCTGGCGGGCCGGCTGATGCTGGCCCTGCACCGGGCGGACCGGCAGGCCGATGCCCTGGCCGTGGCCCGCGGGCTGCGCCGCACCCTCACCGAGCAGCAGGGCCTGGACCCCGGCCGGGCGTTCGTCGCGCTGGAGGCGGCCATCCTGCACGACGACCCGGCGCTGGCGCTGGCGACGGCGCCGACACTCCCACCGGCACCGGCACCGGCACCGGCGGCGGCAGCGGCGGCGGGGTCGGGGGTGGGGGCGGGGGTGCGGCCGGCGCCGGCCGGGCCCGCGCCGGACCGCGCCGCTCGTGCGCGGCGGGCGAACTTCCTGCCCTACGACGCGCCGGACTTCTCCGGGCGCACCGCCGAGCTGGCGCAGCTGCTGGACGAGCGGCCCGGTGCGGGCGGGCCGGTGACGGTGTCGTTGATCGACGGCATGGCGGGCATCGGCAAGACGGCCCTGGCCGTGCACGCCGGGCACCGGCTCGCCCAGCGGTATCCGGACGGACAGCTCTTCGTCGACCTGCAGGCGCACACGGCGCAGCGGGCGCCCCTGGACGCGGGCAGCGCGCTGGGAGTGCTGCTGCGTCAGCTCGGCGTTGCGCCCGAGCGGATCCCGCCCTCGGCGGCGGAGCGGGCCGGGCTGTGGCGGGCCGAGCTGGCCGACCGGCGGGTGCTGGTGATCCTGGACAACGCGGCCGGCACCGACCAGGTGCGGCCGTTCCTGCCGGGCACGACGCGCAGTCTGCTGCTGGTCACCAGCCGGCGGCGGCTGACGGGCCTGGACGGGGCGGCGTGCCTGTCGCTGGACCCGCTGCCGGCGGCGGACGCGATCGGGCTGTTCACCCGGATCGTGGGCAAGCGGGTGGACGAGGAGCCGCTGGCCGCGCTGGACATCCTGCACCTGTGCGGGTTCCTGCCGCTGGCGGTGCGGATCGCCGCCGCCCGGCTGCGTCACCGGCCCCGGTGGAGCGCGGCCCACCTGGCCGACCGGCTGCGCGACCAGCGCCGCCGCCTGGCCGAACTGTCCACCACCGAGCGGGGGGTGGCCGCCGCGTTCGCCATGTCGTACCAGCAGCTGGACGCCGAGCAGCGGCGGATGTTCAGGCTGCTGGGGCTGCACCCGGGGCCCGACGCCGACGGCCGGGCGGCGGCGGCACTGGCGGGGGTGGCGCCCGAGCGGGCCGAGCGCCTGCTGGAGGAGCTGCTGGACGCGCACATGGTGCGCCAGCACGAGGCCGGCCGCTACACCTTCCACGATTTACTGCGCCGGTACGCGCACACCCTGGCCGAGGACGAGGAGCCCCCCGCCGTGCGGCGGGCCGCGCTGGACCGGCTCTTCGACCACTTCGTCGCGGGCGCCTCGGCGGCCGCCGCGCTGCTGTTCCCCCACAGCCGCGGCGCCCGCCCCGCTCCCCCGGCCGGCGCCGCGCCCGGTACGGCGGTGGCGTGGCTGCGCGACGCGCAGCAGGCGCAGGCGTGGCTGGACGCCGAGCGGGCCGGACTGCTCGCGGCCGGCGCGTACATGGCCGCGCACGGGTGGCTGGCGCACACGGCCCGCCTGGCGTCCGCGCTGCACCGTTACCTGTACGACCGGGCGCTGCACGCCGACGCGCTCGCGCTGGGCGAGCAGGCGCTGCAGGCCAGCGCGCTCAGCGGGGACCGTACCGCCCAGGGCCGGTTCCTGACCGATCTGGCGTGGCTGTACTGGCGGCGGGGCTGTGACGCGCGGGCGGCCCGGCACGCCGCGCGGGCGGCCCGCCTGGCCCGGCAGGCGGGTGACCGCTCGGGTGAGGCGCGGGCGCGGGACTGCCTGGGCCACCTGTTCCTGCGCGGCCATGACCAGGAGCAGGCCCACCACTGCTTCCTGACGGCCCTGCGGCTCTCCCGCGCCGTCCAGGACCGGCACGGCGAGGCCCGCGGCCAGGTGGGCCTGGGGCTGGTGCACGAACGCCTGGGCCGCTACGAGGCCGCCCGGGGCCATCACCACCGGGCGCTCGAGCTGTACCGGGAGCTGGGCGATGCCGGCGGTGAGGCGGTGGCGCTGGTGGGTCTGGGGGCGGTGCACGGGCGGCAGGGGCGCTACGGGCAGGCGCACGGTCTGACGCTGCGTGCCCTGCGGGTGCAGCGTTCGCTGGGCAACCGGGGGCACGAGACGGAGGCGCTGAACGCGCTGGGCGAGGCGGCGCTGGCGCTGGGCGCGCCCCGGCAGGCGGCGGAGCGGCACGAGGCGGCGCTCGCGCTCGCCCGCGAGGTGGGGTTCCGTCCCGAGCAGGCCCGGGCCTTCCAGGGGCTGGCGCGCGCCCATGACGCGCTGGGCCGCCCCGATCTCGCGCGGGGCTACGCCCGCCGCGCGCTGTCGCTGTCGGCGGCGGGCAGGGCGGCGGGGGCCGTGCGGGTGGGGGCGGCGGCGGTCCGCGGAGCGGGGTGA
- a CDS encoding FAD-dependent monooxygenase — MAKGAIVVGAGPVGLMLAGELRLGGVDVVVYDKLPAPSGESRGLGFTSRTAEVLDQRGLLTELGDFRWGQHGHFGGVRIDFTLLEESHFGVMGLPQSRTEQLLGDWVARLGVPVHRGCEVTGFEETDDGVLVRYDGPEGPGEDSAQYLIGCDGGRSTVRRLAGIAFTGDAATRGMYLADVTGAGIRPRPIGERVEGGGMVLSVGLGDGYDRIVIHEPGIRPHHGEGTLTFTEVADAWQRLTGESIHHGQTRWMTALTNATGLAERYRSGRVLLAGDAAHDHAPLGAQGVSVGLQDAVNLGWKLAATINGWAPEGLLDTYHAERHPLGEQLLRNVHAQSLLYLSGQEMEPLRAVMRELVQIPDAARYLAGQVSGLHIRYDVGAGEHPLLGLRLPPQRELVRAGGTAVRVADLLHGARGVLISTGDPATAEKTAAGWSDRVDVVTGTWSEDGGPEAVLLRPDGHVVWTAPDGGEPHDALTRWFGTATT, encoded by the coding sequence ATGGCAAAGGGCGCGATAGTCGTCGGCGCCGGGCCGGTCGGACTGATGCTCGCCGGCGAGCTGCGGCTCGGCGGCGTGGACGTGGTGGTCTACGACAAACTGCCCGCCCCCAGCGGGGAATCGCGTGGCCTGGGCTTCACCAGCCGCACCGCCGAGGTCCTCGACCAGCGCGGGCTGCTCACCGAACTGGGCGACTTCCGCTGGGGCCAGCACGGCCACTTCGGCGGCGTACGCATCGACTTCACGCTGCTGGAGGAGAGCCACTTCGGCGTGATGGGCCTGCCCCAGTCCCGCACCGAGCAGCTGCTCGGCGACTGGGTGGCCCGCCTGGGCGTGCCCGTGCACCGCGGCTGCGAGGTCACCGGCTTCGAGGAGACCGACGACGGCGTCCTCGTGCGCTACGACGGCCCCGAGGGCCCCGGCGAGGACAGCGCCCAGTACCTGATCGGCTGCGACGGCGGCCGCAGCACCGTACGCCGCCTGGCCGGCATCGCCTTCACGGGCGACGCGGCGACCCGCGGCATGTACCTCGCGGACGTCACCGGCGCCGGCATCCGCCCGCGGCCCATCGGTGAACGCGTCGAGGGCGGCGGCATGGTCCTGTCGGTCGGCCTGGGCGACGGCTACGACCGGATCGTCATCCACGAGCCCGGCATCCGCCCCCACCACGGCGAGGGCACGCTGACCTTCACCGAGGTCGCCGACGCCTGGCAGCGCCTGACCGGCGAGTCCATCCACCACGGCCAGACCCGCTGGATGACCGCCCTCACCAACGCCACCGGACTCGCCGAGCGCTACCGCAGCGGCCGCGTCCTGCTGGCCGGTGACGCCGCCCACGACCACGCCCCGCTGGGCGCGCAGGGCGTGAGCGTGGGCCTCCAGGACGCCGTGAACCTCGGCTGGAAGCTGGCCGCGACGATCAACGGCTGGGCCCCCGAAGGCCTCCTGGACACCTACCACGCCGAACGGCACCCGCTGGGCGAGCAGTTGCTGCGCAACGTCCACGCCCAGTCGCTGCTCTACCTCAGCGGCCAGGAGATGGAACCGCTGCGCGCCGTCATGCGCGAACTCGTGCAGATCCCCGACGCCGCCCGCTACCTGGCCGGCCAGGTCAGCGGCCTGCACATCCGCTACGACGTCGGAGCCGGCGAGCACCCGCTGCTGGGCCTGCGCCTGCCGCCGCAGCGCGAACTGGTCCGCGCCGGCGGCACCGCCGTCCGCGTCGCCGACCTGCTGCACGGCGCACGCGGCGTGCTCATCAGCACCGGCGACCCGGCCACCGCCGAGAAGACCGCCGCCGGCTGGTCCGACCGCGTCGACGTCGTCACCGGCACCTGGAGCGAGGACGGCGGACCCGAGGCGGTGCTGCTGCGCCCCGACGGCCACGTCGTGTGGACCGCCCCCGACGGCGGCGAACCGCACGACGCCCTCACCCGCTGGTTCGGCACCGCCACCACCTGA
- a CDS encoding SDR family oxidoreductase, with translation MTDKIALVTGANKGIGFEVARQLGELGITAVIGARDGQRGKEAGEQLGQPHVQLDVTDPDSVEAAARWIEAEYGRLDILVNNAGVTVPPPLGLPSATTTETLRRVYETNVYGVVTVTNSMLPLLRRAPAARIVNQSSELASMTQVMVQDSPLWPLNNMPYNSSKAALNMITVTYAKELWGTPIKVNACDPGYCITDINNGMGFITAAEGARIAVRLATLDADGPNAQFFKNEGPLPW, from the coding sequence ATGACCGACAAGATCGCTCTCGTCACGGGAGCAAACAAGGGAATCGGTTTCGAGGTTGCGCGCCAGCTCGGCGAACTGGGCATCACCGCCGTCATCGGTGCCCGCGACGGGCAGCGCGGCAAGGAGGCGGGCGAGCAGCTCGGCCAGCCCCACGTCCAGCTCGACGTGACCGACCCGGACAGCGTCGAGGCCGCCGCCCGGTGGATCGAGGCGGAGTACGGCCGGCTGGACATCCTGGTGAACAACGCCGGCGTCACCGTCCCGCCGCCGCTGGGCCTGCCCAGCGCCACCACCACCGAGACGCTGCGCCGCGTCTACGAGACCAACGTCTACGGCGTCGTCACGGTGACCAACTCGATGCTGCCGCTGCTGCGCCGCGCGCCGGCCGCCCGCATCGTCAACCAGTCCAGCGAACTCGCCTCCATGACCCAGGTGATGGTCCAGGACAGCCCGCTGTGGCCGCTGAACAACATGCCGTACAACTCCTCCAAGGCCGCACTCAACATGATCACCGTGACCTACGCCAAGGAACTGTGGGGCACCCCGATCAAGGTCAACGCCTGCGACCCCGGCTACTGCATCACCGACATCAACAACGGCATGGGCTTCATCACGGCCGCCGAGGGCGCCCGGATCGCCGTACGCCTGGCGACGCTGGACGCCGACGGCCCCAACGCCCAGTTCTTCAAGAACGAGGGCCCGCTGCCCTGGTGA